One genomic region from Crassostrea angulata isolate pt1a10 unplaced genomic scaffold, ASM2561291v2 HiC_scaffold_113, whole genome shotgun sequence encodes:
- the LOC128169274 gene encoding uncharacterized protein LOC128169274 has product MSNSKFKLTGENTNLARVAQMILGPCTNVLRDVLRKEIAPSNLETKVRAYIAKTKKPLINQHQETLVYSKDYLKFDVTLLYFLLRNMCSIQPHSNTWGNNPNPGDRSVSGNIERIRLIRNEYGHNTERSISDTDFKKKYKYIKGIVNELENYLGSSTKYQDEVKELKTCTMDPTQSEKNIKELLDLHEKIKDISGDVEEMKKTVLPWNIKDIYEKDVLKWKEDDSFFVETHNFQAMLNKVRQQPFVTFVGVPGSGKTATARHIALLLQERDGYEILPTKDINNIEMYCDPRNPQVFVIDDVLGVFGFHMKELEKLTMYNYRLNEPTMPATKVLMTCREVVFKHEGFSGSILSNKKHLVQLHSEENALNDQDKYDLFAKYNLDKDLLSAHTLSKISKSFPYLCKLFSRKEELGHYGPQFFISPVPCIMELLDIMKIRSKVHYASLVLLMTNQNSLSEKTINNENTTYFHEMKFQVLKRCKVDPTTFIFYFIDALTEMEGTYTEHSQSEFKFIHDSMLEIIAYHFGRHFPELILQYMDSDYIANYIKLDIYKCRKRKREEDNFEQTVDAKEDSETVADEEYVHDLCIKLQESHYHLLADRLFEDIHKGELFNVFENEALKNPLVLQKFLDVMKSKPYSELFTVFLSPLKREKLGKKSKQKLFYSKFFNLLMNSKWIDEYCGYCTYVRAIDWVIFYGHNQILHFIIDQIKENTNTVNDLFQTPFNIQSDDIGTTEQGTDCNERNESDINENCAGRCDVSEDDSWSDLCSEKSDQFLGIEPVSIEKRRLLNLSCYSGDLLTFQTLLPYRDNDIPFPESRCLIYTSEYFNDDDDDNDDDWNIFDPPIVVASKTGHLNILLELLNLGADANDKSFCDESMVAACTRGHLNVVLELLKHGVDINITVSDNSPLIAACTKGRLDVVFELLGHGADVNITVSDNSPLIAACTNRHLDVVLELLRHEADVNLTVSNNAPLISACSEGHFGIVLQLLKHGADVNITVSYKSPLIAACSIHFYFMENFILKGNNLLRQGECVNTRYLTDESKYDACSKVQLDMIHELLKHKADVNIKNCRTSPLIAACSNRYINISTVRELIEHGADVNPTVTESSLFITECQSPLIAACRTRRFDVVLELLKHGADVNITAFPNSPLIAACENGTESLDIITELLKHGADVNMIVSDKLPLVIACTDGHFDMVRGLLKHGAEVNARVINNSPLLEACLKGH; this is encoded by the exons ATGTCAAATTCAAAGTTTAAATTAACTGGGGAAAACACAAACCTGGCTCGTGTGGCCCAGATGATATTGGGTCCATGCACTAACGTACTACGTGATGTTCTTAGGAAGGAAATTGCTCCCTCCAATTTGGAAACGAAAGTCAGAGCTTATATtgctaaaacaaaaaaaccactGATCAACCAACACCAAGAGACACTCGTCTACAGTAAAGATTACTTAAAATTCGATGTTACGTTACTGTACTTTTTATTACGGAATATGTGCTCGATCCAACCGCATTCAAACACTTGGGGAAACAACCCAAATCCCGGAGATAGAAGTGTGTCAGGAAACATCGAACGGATTCGTCTGATAAGAAATGAATATGGACACAATACGGAAAGATCTATCTCCGATacagactttaaaaaaaaatacaaatacattaaGGGCATTGTTAATGAGTTGGAGAACTACTTAGGTAGCTCTACTAAATACCAGGACGAAGTAAAGGAACTGAAAACGTGTACCATGGATCCGACACAAAgcgaaaaaaatatcaaagagcTTCTTGACCTCcatgaaaaaatcaaagatatttCAG ggGATGTCGAAGAAATGAAGAAGACAGTTCTTCCTTGGAATATAaaag ATATATATGAAAAGGACGTCCTTAAATGGAAAGAAGATGACAGTTTTTTTGTTGAAACTCACAACTTCCAAGCGATGCTAAACAAAGTTAGACAGCAGCCGTTCGTGACGTTTGTTGGTGTCCCAGGCTCAGGAAAAACGGCTACAGCCCGTCATATCGCCCTTCTACTGCAAGAGAGAGATGGGTATGAAATATTACCAACcaaagacataaataacattgaaaTGTATTGTGACCCTCGCAATCCACAAGTGTTTGTTATTGATGATGTCCTAGGTGTGTTTGGGTTTCACATGAAGGAACTTGAAAAGCTCACTATGTATAACTATAGATTAAATGAACCTACAATGCCAGCCACCAAGGTTCTTATGACATGCCGGGAGGTAGTTTTCAAACATGAAGGTTTCTCAGGATccattttgtcaaataaaaaacactTAGTTCAGTTACACAGTGAAGAGAATGCTTTAAATGATCAAgataaatatgatttatttgcaaaatacaaCTTAGATAAAGATTTGTTATCAGCACACACTTTGTCAAAAATATCGAAAAGTTTTCCATATCTATGCAAGTTGTTTTCAAGAAAGGAAGAGTTAGGACATTATGGGCCACAGTTTTTTATTTCACCAGTTCCATGTATAATGGAACTTCTGGACATCATGAAAATAAGAAGCAAGGTTCATTATGCttcattagttttattaatGACCAATCAAAATTCATTGTCAGAAAAAACAATTAACAACGAAAACACGAcatattttcatgaaatgaaGTTCCAGGTTTTAAAAAGATGCAAAGTTGACCCTacgacttttattttttattttattgatgcatTGACTGAAATGGAAGGAACTTACACTGAGCATAGTCAAAGTGAGTTTAAATTTATTCACGATTCCATGCTTGAAATAATTGCCTATCATTTTGGTCGTCACTTTCCAGAGCTAATTTTGCAATATATGGATAGTGATTACATTGCTAATTATATCAAACTAGACATATACAAATGTAGGAAACGTAAAAGAGAAGAAGACAACTTCGAACAAACAGTCGATGCGAAGGAAGACAGTGAAACAGTTGCCGACGAAGAATATGTGCATGATTTGTGTATAAAACTACAGGAGTCCCATTACCATTTACTTGCTGATCGTTTGTTTGAAGATATACATAAAGGCGagttgtttaatgtttttgaaaacgAAGCACTAAAAAATCCCTTGGTGCTTCAGAAGTTTTTGGATGTGATGAAAAGTAAGCCTTATTCAGAGTTGTTCACCGTATTTCTGTCAccattaaaaagagaaaaactaggaaaaaaatctaaacagaAATTGTTCTATAGCAAGTTCTTTAATCTGCTCATGAATTCAAAATGGATTGACGAATATTGTGGCTATTGCACATATGTTCGTGCCATTGACTGGGTTATATTCTATGGAcacaatcaaattttacactttatcATAGATCagataaaagaaaacacaaacacagtcaatgACCTATTTCAAACTCCGTTCAACATTCAATCGGACGACATTGGTACTACAGAGCAGGGTACAGATTGTAATGAAAGAAATGAATCAGATATCAATGAAAACTGTGCAGGGAGATGTGATGTGTCAGAAGATGACTCATGGTCTGATTTGTGCTCTGAAAAAAGCGATCAATTTCTTGGTATCGAGCCAGTCTCTATTGAGAAGCGCCGCCTACTTAATCTTAGTTGTTATAGTGGTGACCTTCTGACTTTCCAAACTTTACTTCCATATCGTGATAACGATATCCCTTTTCCTGAATCAAGGTGTTTGATATACACCAgcgaatattttaatgatgatgatgatgataatgatgatgattgGAATATTTTTGATCCACCAATTGTTGTTGCAAGCAAAACTGGACACTTGAATATACTTCTTGAGCTGTTAAATCTTGGTGCAGATGCAAATGACAAGAGTTTTTGTGATGAATCAATGGTTGCTGCATGTACAAGAGGACATTTAAATGTAGTTcttgaattgttaaaacatgggGTAGATATCAATATCACAGTTTCTGACAATTCACCTCTTATTGCTGCATGTACAAAAGGGCGTTTAGATGTAGTTTTTGAATTGTTAGGACATGGGGCAGATGTCAATATCACAGTTTCTGATAATTCACCCCTTATTGCTGCATGTACAAACAGACATTTAGATGTAGTTCTTGAATTGTTAAGACATGAGGCAGATGTCAATCTCACAGTTTCTAATAATGCTCCACTTATTTCTGCATGTTCAGAGGGACATTTTGGTATAGTACTTCAGTTGTTGAAACATGGAGCAGATGTCAATATTACAGTTTCTTATAAATCACCTCTTATTGCTGCTTGCTCGatacatttttactttatggaaaatttcattttaaagggAAACAATCTGTTAAGACAAGGTGAATGTGTCAATACCAGATATTTAACGGATGAATCTAAATATGACGCATGCTCTAAAGTTCAGTTAGATATGATACACGAACTCTTAAAACATAAAGCAGATGTCAATATCAAAAACTGTCGAACTTCACCTCTTATTGCTGCTTGTTcaaatagatatataaatatatctacTGTACGAGAATTGATAGAGCATGGAGCAGATGTCAATCCGACCGTTACGGAAAGCTCACTTTTTATCACTGAATGTCAGTCCCCACTCATCGCTGCATGTAGAACACGACGTTTTGATGTAGTACTTGAACTGTTAAAACATGGAGCTGATGTCAATATAACAGCATTTCCTAATTCCCCACTTATTGCTGCGTGTGAAAATGGGACTGAGAGTTTAGATATCATAACCGAACTGTTAAAACATGGAGCTGATGTCAATATGATAGTTTCTGACAAATTACCACTTGTTATTGCATGTACAGATGGACATTTTGATATGGTTCGGGGGCTGTTAAAACATGGAGCAGAAGTCAACGCTAGGGTTATTAATAACTCTCCACTTCTTGAGGCATGTTTAAAAGGACATC